Genomic window (Clostridiales bacterium):
GCCCATTAAAGCGGCACGCGAGCTGGGTTCAGAACGTCGTGAGACAGTTCGGTCCCTATCCGTCGCGGGCGCAGGAAATTTGAGAGGGGCTGTCCTTAGTACGAGAGGACCGGGATGGACAGACCAATGGTGCACCAGTTGTCCCGCCAGGGGCACAGCTGGGTAGCTAAGTCTGGGACTGATAAGCGCTGAAAGCATCTAAGCGCGAAGCAGGCCTCAAGAAAAGATTTCCCACGATGTATGCAAATACATCGGTAAGACGCCTCAGAGAACATGAGGTAGATAGGCTGCAGGTGTAAGCACGGCAACGTGTTAAGCTGAGCGGTACTAATAAGTCGAGGGCTTGACCAGACAACAGGTCGCAATACATTGTGCAGCAGAAAGGGCGGCAACAGCCCCGGGGATACACCCGTTCCCATACCGAACACGAAGGTTAAGCCCGGGTACGCTGATGGTACTGAAGCGGTGACGCTTCGGCAGAGTAAGTCACTGCCCATATTTCTTTCAAAAGCTTCAACAGATTCTGTTGAGGCTTTTGTTGTTTTTTGTTCTAATGCGGCAGCAAAGCCAAGAACTTATCAAAACTCTCATAATGCTCATTGTTGCTCAAAATAACATAAGTCCAAATTTTTAATTGAAGCTTTTTGAAGTGACAATGTTAAGAGATAGCAATATAATATATTTATATTATATTGCTTAACAGGGGTGAATATATGAAATTTAGAAGATGGTACGTATATGTTTTGATCGTTTGCGTTATAACTCTTGGTATATTTTCATGGCATACGTCCATAAAGCATAATATAAATAACAACAAGCAGGAAATAACTAGAAATCAGGATGCATTGCCGCAGAAACCAGAGCCGGATGAGCAGGAAGAGCAAAAAAAGGAGCCTGTAGATATTTCACTTGTGGCCGTAGGAGATGACCTTATGCATCTTGAAGTTATAAATGACTTTAAAAAGTCGGACGGCAGTTATGATTTTACTCCGCTTTATAGTGATATTAAAGATGAAGTTTCAAGTGCTGATATAGCCTTTATAAATCAGGAGACTATACTCGGTGGAACAAAGCTTGGTTTATCAGGTTATCCGACTTTTAATTCGCCCCAGGAATTAGGGAGAGACCTTATAAAAGTTGGATTTAATGTAATAAATCATGCAACAAATCATGCTCTTGATAAAGGGGTAAAGGGAATAAACAACACTATTTCTTTCTGGAGATCACACCCGGAGGTTACTATGGTAGGGATATATGAAAGCCAAGAGGATAGGGATACTATAAGAGTCGTAGATAAAAAGGGTATAAAAATCGCATTTTTATCTTATGCATATGGCACAAATGGCATACCGATTCCTAAAGGTAAACCTTACATAGTAAATATAATAGATAAAAATCTTATAGCTAATGATGTAAAGCGCGCAAAAGAACTTGCTGATGCTGTCATAGTATCCCTGCATTGGGGGAATGAATATCAGGAAGTCCCGTCGAAGCAGCAAAAAGAGCTTGCCTCGTATTTAGCAGATCTTGGAGTGACGTTAATAATAGGGCATCATCCCCATGTGCTTGAACCAGTTGAGTGGATGAAAGGGAAAGATGGGAACAATATGCTTGTGGCTTATTCACTCGGAAATCTCGTTTCATGCCAGAATGAAATTCCAAGGCTCGTAGGCGGGATGCTCAAGCTCAATATAGAAAAAGATGTTAATGACAGGATATCGATAAAAAATCCCGAAATTATACCTGTTGTCACACATTATGAGAGATATGCAAAGGGGTTTAGAATATACAAATTAAAAGACTATACCGATAGCCTTGCAAAAGCCCATGGATTAAACAGGCTGGGAAAGCATGTTACCGTCCAGGCATTTAAGAATGAGGCATCGGCGGTTTTAAAAGGCTGGTACAATTTAAAATAAATTTTACATAACTATTATTTTCCGGGAAATAATAATGAATAAATTTTTGATAATAGGCACATAATTTAAGGAGATGCACATTAGATGCATCTCCTTAAATTATGTTCTTACATTATCGCGGGGTGGAGCAATTGGTAGCTCGCCGGGCTCATAATCCGGAGGTTGTCGGTTCAAATCCTTCCCCCGCAACCATTTATATATTTAATTTAAAATTTGTTAATACTTTCTTAATAAGGAGTTCACTTTTGAATTGTACTATATAGATAATTAATAAGCCTCCTTTTTTAATATTTTATATGGAAGTGGCCCTTAAAATAAGGGCTATTTGTGTTTTTTGGCGTTTTAAAAACTGATTATCCCACAAATCAAACTAAATACATGTAATGTACTACAATTCGTAATTTGAGATTATATTATTTTGAACACTCATTCGCCAGATTCAAGTTTTGTAAGTTCTAAGGCCAGCAGCCTTAAGAATCCAATAGCTTTTGAAACTCGTTTCACTCAGACAATCAAAAGCTCTAAGGATTCTTTTGCGGCAGCAAAGCCAAGAACTTATCAAAACTCTTATAATACTCATTCGTCGTTCAAAATAACATAATCCTATTTATGACTGATTTCATATTACAAATCAATAATGTACCTAAAAAGCTATAAATAAATTTCACTGTATAGTATAATTTTATAAAGCACAAAAATATTGTGCAAGTTATAAACAAGCTTAACGCATGTGTACTAAATATATGTACTTAAACTATTTGAAGAATATTATGGAAAGAAACTCAGCGATTGAAATAATATCTTCCAAATATAAAAATGCATGCCCTTAAAATTGGAATCAAAGGTGAATTTTATGCTGTATAGAATAAAACAGTTTTTTAGAGGTATTTTTGTTTGCGTCCCGCCTGAAAGTGGTATACTTATTAAAAGATATTTAAATAAAAAAGAATATGATCTTTTTATGAAACTTCCTCCTTATGAAAGAGCTCATGCTTTGAATACTGCTTTTACAGTTCAAGGTTTCGGAGATATCGATAATAAGGAGATTATCGTGAAGGCGGCACTGCTCCACGATATAGGAAAAGTCGGCAGCGGTATTGGCATATTCGGGAAATCTATTTTAGTTTTGACGGATAAATTTTTTCCTGATTTTTCACATAAACTTTCACAAAAAATCGATATGTTTAAAATATATTATAAACATCCTGAAATAGGAGCTAAATTATTGGAAAGCATAGGAACAGATAAAAAAGTAATATTGCTGGTTGAAAATCATCATTCAAATAAATATATAAAGGGAATAGAGTATTTAAAAAAAGCTGACAGTTTAAATTGACAGGAAGGTGGTGTAGTATAAATGAAAAAACCATTAGAGCTTTTAATTTCTATCATAATATCCATTGTGCTGCTTAGTATAATATTTCCCTCGGATCCTAAGAAGACGGATCTTATAACACAGTTTAGGTCGTATATAAAATCCGGTAAAAAAAGCGCTGAAATTAAAAATTATACTTTGGGAAGGCTTCTTCAGGTTGACGAGGATGGAAGCGCACTCATATGGTCGACGGACGAGAAGCATTTATATTATTCGAAACCTTCAGAGGATATGGGATCCGACGAGCTCTGGGTATCGGATCTTAAGGAATATAAAAGCAATATTGAAAGCGATATTCAATTAATTAATATAAGAAATCCAAAATTAAGCCCTGACGGGAAAATGCTGGCATTTATATCCGGTCCGGAGGAGAAAAACAGTTTGATTTTGTACAATATGAATACGGGACAGTTTAAGGATATAACTCCGACAAAAATATTCGATATAGGCATAACTTCCTATGACTGGGATACCGACTCAAAAAATATATTGATGTCCCTGGATCTGGTAAGTCCATCTATACAAATCTATAACATAGAGATGGATGAGATAAAAAAGTTTAATATAAAATTGAGAAACTGCAGAAATGCTGCATTTTATAAAAATGGGGGCATAATGTTTTCACAACTGGATGAAGATGGAAAGTACAAAATCTATACGGCTGACAGCAGAGGTGGCAATATAACATATATTGCAGAAGGCTGGGATTTTATCTTATCAGATGATATGAACAAGATTGCCATATTGTCTGATGGTGATGGACAGGGGAACCTTTCGGTATATAATATCGATTCTAAAAAGACGGTAAACCTTTTGTCATCTCCTGCATCAAATGTTTACTGGGTATCCGACGGATCGCTTTTATATTCCAGTGAAAGGGACAGTGCGAATGCAAAAGTATTTGAAGGCGATATACACTATTACGGGAATGATGGAAAACAAAAAATCATAACAGGGGCGATACATACGATTTTTGTGCCATCCGAGAGTGGAAATAAGATAGCTATGACTTCTCCGGCATATATGAACGGCAAGAAAGAAGAAAAGGGTATATTTTTCGGAGAATTATTAAAAGATGCTACTAAAAAATAGATATATTTCAGGGGTGGTTTTATGAAGGGGAAAGAAAGAAGACAGCAGATAATAGAACTTTTAAATACCCATGGCAGACCTGTAAACGGTACGTATTTATCCCAAAAATTAATGGTATCGAGGCAGGTTATCGTTCAGGATATTGCAATATTGAGAGCAAAGGGGACAAATATCATCGCTACGCCGAGGGGATATATAATACCGGATTATCCTGAAAGCAGATATCTAAAAAGAATAATTGCATGCATACACGATAATGAAGGAATAGAGGATGAGCTAAATACAATTATTTCATGCGGCGGAAGGGTTATCGATGTGATGGTAGAGCATCCGCTTTATGGAGAACTCAGGGGAATGCTTATGTTATTTTCAAAAAACGATGTTGACGATTATATAAATAAATTAAGGGCAAGCAACGGGAAACCGCTTTTAGTCCTTACAGGAGGTGTTCACCTTCATACTATAGAAGCCGACAGCATAAAAAAACTGGACATGATAGAAGATAAACTGAGGGAGAAGGGCTATTTTCTGGATACAAAAGTATAGATTACCCGTGTGTCGGTTATTTTCGATAGAGAAAGTATTTTTAACTATTACGGAAGGCTAAGCAGGTGCATTAAATTATTTGAAGAATATTTTTCAAATGTAGAAAATGTATCTATGTTAGGTTGATATAACATTAACAATACGAGGAGGAATAAGATGAAACTTGAAAAGTTGTTAAATTGGAAAGTTATACTTGCAGCCCTTGTTATTTTGCTTATAATATTTTTTTCAAGTATAATAAATTTTTTGGTCAATGTCCAATGGTTCGTAGAAGTTGGATATTCCAGCGTGTTTTTTACAAAGCTATTTACCGAATTAAAGTTTGGGATTCCTATATTTGTTGTTTTATTTTTAATAATCTATTTTTATTTGTTATTTATGAAAGGACAATATATAAAGTATTCAAAAGCGATATATTCCAAGCAGCAGCTTAAATCTGCAAGTGTCAAATTATTTCTGGTGGCATTTATACTTTCTGCATTGATAGCGTTTGGCATAACATCGTCAAAATGGGACGATATTTTAAAATTTATATATGCAACCCCGTTTAATTTAAAGGATCCGCTGTTTGGGAAGGATATAAGTTTTTACATGTTCAGGCTTCCTATGTATAGGACGATTTACAATTTTGCGTTCAGCACGCTTTTTATAATAACTATATTAAATCTTATATTTTATCTTGTAGTTGCAATAAACACCATGAGCGAAAACAGATATTCCGACTACAATGTTCTTCAAATGGATAGGCACAGGAGATTCATGATAGGAAAGGGCGTGTTTGAATTTGCCGCAAAGCAGATGTCATTTTTCATCTGCGCCATATTTATAATGGTAGGAATAGGCTATTTGTTTAAAAATTATAACCTTGTTTATTCCTCAAGGGGTGTGGCATTTGGAGCAAGCTATACCGATGTCCATGTAACATATCTGTTTAACAGGATACTTATGGCATTAAGCATAGTTGCAGCTCTTTCCATATTCTATGCAATGTATAAAAAGAAAGTAAAGCTTACATTGTGGGTAATAGGAATAATGATAGGCGCATCCCTTGTACAGGGGATTTTTGAAACAGCTGTACAAAAACTCGTCGTATTTCCAAATGAAATAGTTAAAGAAAAACCATATATAGATTTCAATATCAAATATACAAGGCTTGCATATGGGTTGGATAATGTTGAGCAGAAGGATTTTCCGGCAGAACAGAATTTAACGCCCCAGGATATAGCCAGCAATAAAAATACCATAGATAACATAAGAATAAACGATTTTGCGCCGGCACTCGATGTATACAATCAGCTTCAGGGGATAAGGCCGTATTACAGGTTTAGCGATGTGGATATTGACAGATATACTATAAATGGAAAATATACGCAGGTTTTTGCTGCCGCAAGAGAGCTTGATAAAGATAAACTTCCGGCCGGATCACAGACATGGCAAAACAAACACCTTTTGTATACGCATGGCTATGGAATAACGATGTCACCGGTAAATAGCGTTACTTCGGAAGGGCAACCTAATTTCATAATAAAGGATATTCCACCGGTATCCTCATCGGATATAAAAGTAGACAGACCGGAGATATATTTCGGTGAGCTTGCGAATGATTATATAATAACCAATACAAAGCAGAAGGAGATCGATTACCCTTCCGGTGATTCAAATAATTATACTACCTATCAGGGTAGTGCCGGAATAAAATTAAATGGATTGAACAGATTGCTTTTTATGATAAAAGAAGGAAGCTTTAACTTCCTGCTTTCAAATGCCATAACATCCAATAGCAAGATAATATTGAACAGGAATATTGTTCAAAGGGTCCAGCAGATCGCTCCATTTTTAATATATGATAAGGATCCATATATTGTAGTAAATGGAGGAAAACTTTACTGGATAATAGATGCATATACGGCAAGTTCGGCTTATCCTTATTCGGAGCCTATAAATAATATCAATTATATAAGAAATTCCGTAAAGGTTATAATTGATGCGTATAATGGCAAAACAAATTTTTACATTTATGATAAAAAGGATCCGATAGCCATGACGTACAACAAGATATTCCCTCACCTTTTTAAGAGCGCGGATGAGCTTCCATCAGGGCTTAAGGAACATTTGAGATATCCTGAAGATATATTCGATATACAGCTTGAGATTTATAAAAAATACCATATGACGGATTCAAGCATATTTTATACCAGAGAGGATATGTGGTCTGTTTCAGGTCCCACAGCCGATACGGATCAGGCACAGGCACAAAACAATTCTGAACCATCGTATATAATAATGAAGCTGCCGGACGGGAAGGATGAAGAATTTATGCTCATAAATCCATATACACCGGCCGGAAAGGGAAACATGGTCGCCTGGCTTAGTGCGAGGATGGATAAAGAAAATTATGGCAAGCTTATAGTATATAAGTTCCCGAGGCAGAAGACTGTATACGGTCCTTCCCAGTTTAAGGCCATGGTAAATTCCGACCCTACGATATCAAAGGAAAAATCCCTTTGGAACCAGCAGGGGTCGGGTATCATGGAAGGAACTACAATAACAATACCCATAGATAAATCTTTACTGTATGTTATGCCCTTATATATAAAATCAACAGGTTCTAACAGCATACCTGAGATGAAAAGGGTAATACTCGGATATGGAGATAGAATAGTGATGGAAGATACGCTTGGCAAGGCATTAAACAGCATGTTCAATATACAAAATACCGGTACCACAACAACCCAGCAGGAAGAAAATACCCATCCTGGCACGACTACTATAAATGAAAATGCCGGCAACCTGATTAAGGAGGCAAACGATGAGTTTGCAAAGGCCAAGGATGCTCAGCAAAAAGGCGACTGGGCGGGATACGGAAGCCATATAAACAAGCTTGAAAGCTTGCTTAAGCAATTAAACGAGTTATCAAAATAGTACAGTTTTATTTTTGTTTTATCGTGATTTTTTTGGCTGCTGCTGTATATAAATAGAATAAGAATATGAAAAAGAGGTGACATTAATAAAGTTTAAAAGGCTGCTGCCTTTTCTACTGGTAATCGTATTTGTATTATCTGCCTGTCAAAGCAGTAATAGAATTTACACAGGATATAAAAATAAATATATGATAAATGTTTATTATAAACCTGATGAAAATTCGATATTTGGAAGTGAAAAACTATCATATAAAAATACTGAGAATATAAAATTAGACAAAATATATTTTCATTTATATCCTAATTTTTATAGAAATGAAGATAAAATATCTGCCATGGGAAATATAAACAGTATTTATCCTGAGGGGTTTAATCCCGGACAGATCGATGTTATTGATGCGCAGGTGGATAATAAAACAGTTAAATGGGATATAGAATCGCAGGATAAAACAATCTTGTGTTTAAATTTTACAAGGCCGGTAAATATAAACCAGAAAATAGAGATAAAAATAGACTTTCAAGAGAAACTTCCTTATGCATATACGGCCTTCGGTACCTTCAATGGGATAGCCTGCTTTGAAAACTGGTACCCTGTACTATGCGTATATGATAGCGGGGGTTGGCATAAAGAAGCGGGTTCGGCCATAGGGGAGCCCAATTTTAGCGAAGTTGCGGATTATGAGGTTGAAATAAATGTTCCAAAAAGTGAAATTGTCGCATCTTCAGGGAAATGCATAAAAGAGAAAGATTTAGACCTTGGGAGAAAGAGCTTAAAGCTGAAAGCGGACAGTGTCAGGGATTTTACATGGTTTAGCAGCAAATCTTTCGATATCTTACAAAAAAAGTTCAATGGAGTGACTATAAAGTCGTATTTTTTCTCCAAGGACGCCGCAATGGGGATCAAGGCTATAGAATATGCAAAGAATGCGGTTAAACTTTTTTCGGATAAGTTTGGTAAATATCCTTATGACACTTTTTCAGTAGTTGAGACTTATCTTTATGGAGGTGCAATGGAATATCCGACGATAACGTCTGTCGGCAGGCAATATTATGAAAACAAGGACAGCAAGCTATTGGAAAGTGCTGTTGCCCATGAAACGTCCCATCAGTGGTGGTATGTTACCGTAGGGAACAATGAATATAAAGAGCCATGGCTGGATGAGGCTATGGCAACCTATTCAGAGTATATGTATTTTGAAAAATATTATGGAGATGATGACTTAACACAGAGACTGCAGACCGGGATTAAAAATTCCAATAAGCATCCCGGCGATTCCGTAGATAAATTTAGAAATATAGATGAATACAATAATACAGTATATTTGAAAGGAGCATATATAATCGATGAGTTTAGAAAGAAGGTGGGAGATAGTTTATTTATTGAAACTATGAAAGGGTATTATGACAAATACAAGTTTAAGAATGCAAGTATATCTGATTTCTTGGATATCGTCAAAAACGTATGCGGTAGTGAAACAGCGGAATTTATAAGGTCAAGGCTCTGATGTAAATAAAGATATAGAAGTGGATGCTTCTGTATCTTTTTGTGTTATAATCTTGATGGATACAATATATTATTTTTTAAACAGCATATTTAAAATTAATATATGGGAGGTTTTCTAATGGATATCAAGGAATTTAACAATCCGGGGTCAATATACCGGCCGGCGCCCTTTTGGAGCTGGAACGACAAGCTCGATAAGGAGGAGCTTAAAAGGCAGATAGATGAAATGGCTGATAAAGGCTGGGGCGGTTATTTCATGCACTCGAGAGTTGGGCTTGTCACAGGTTATCTTTCTCCTGAATGGATGGAAATGATAAAGGCATGTGCTGACGAGGCAAGGGCAACGCATACATATGCATGGCTCTATGATGAGGACAAATGGCCGTCGGGATTTGCAGGCGGCAAGGTGGCCGAAATGGATGTAAGTTATAGAGGATGCCGTCTTGTACTGATCAAAAAAGATGAAATTACTGATAACGATAAACCTCTGGAAAAATTTAAGAGCGAAGGACAGGAATACGCAATATGCAAGAGAAGGTATTCAATGGGGAAACCCTGGTTTAACGGGGCATGCTATGTAGACCTTATGAATCCTGAAGCCGTAAAGGCCTTCATTGGCTGCACCCATGAAGAATATAAGAAATACTGCGGCGGTTATTTTGGGAAAGAGATACCAGGTATATTCACGGATGAGCCGTGTTATTTGTACGAACACGGGCCGGAGCCAACGCTTCCGTGGTCGGATTATCTGCCCGGATATTTCAAGAAGCTTAAGGGTTATAATATAGAGGATCACCTGAAGGAATTATTTTATGATACGGATGATTACCACAAAATCAGGTTTGACTTTTTTGATGCCGCTACAAGATTGTTCCTTGAAAGCTGGACGAAGCAGTATTATAACTGGTGCTGCAGGAACAACATGAAGATGACGGGGCATTTCATGGCGGAAGATTCCCTCACATATCAGATGCAGTGGATAGGTGCTGCAATGCCCCATTATGAATTTATGCACTGGCCGGGAATAGATAAGCTTGGAAGGCATATTGAGCAGCTTGTAACAGTAAAGCAGGTGTCGTCCGTTGCTGACCAGCTTGGCAAGGAAAGGTCATTTAGCGAGGTATTCGGGTGCATAGGCCAGCAGGTAAGTTTTTATCATAGAAAATGGATCGCCGATTGGCAGGCAGCGCTTGGCATTAGTTTTGTGAATTCACATTTATCTCTGTATTCTATGAGGGGCGAGAGAAAAAGGGACTATCCTGCAGACTTATTCTACCAGCAGCCCTGGTGGAAGGATGAAAGAAAATTCGGCGATTATATAGGGAGGCTTTGCTACACTGTTTCGCAGGGCAAAAGAGATGTGGACATACTTGTTATACACCCGATTGGAAGCGTATGGAGCGAATATTCTCCGCTGCATGAGAAGAACGGACTATCAAAAGAAAAGGGATTTTACGATTTGCCGTTTGAATCGCTTTCTAAAAAATTGATTGCCAGAAAGTTGGATTTTCATTATGGCGATGAGATAATAATGGAAAATCATGCGAAGGTTGAAAATGGGAAGTTGATCATAGGCCGCCATTCATATACTACCGTAATAGTTCCGCCATCCCTTACACTAAGGGCGAATACTGTAAGGCTGCTTAAGGAATTTGCGAAAGAGGCGGGACCTCAAAGGCTTATATTTATCAAACAGTATCCGGACAGGATTGATGGGGAAACTTCGGATATTGGCATGCCGGACGGCATCATAAAGACATCCAGCGTCGATGATGCCATCGGTATTGTCGATGGTTATTATAAGGACAGGGTAAGGATAACCGACACGATGGCCAATTCCAATGCAGATAAGATAATATGCCATAAGAGGATATCAAAAGACGGTGAAACTTTGTTTTTCGCAAACACAGATGAAAAAAGGGAAATAAATGCTGAAATATCGCTTCCTGGGACAAGAAAGCCGTATATACTTGATTTGATGTCGGGAGAGGTTTATAAGACACCTGTCACATATGATGAGGGAAGGACATTAATAAGATTGAAATTTTATCCTGCAGGGAGTTTGCTTCTCTTATTCCCGGCTCATGAAATAGAATCCCATGAAGCATTGAGATTCTTAGACAGCGGCGTCATGTTCGGCAGTTTTGATAAAATAGTGAATGTAATCGACGATTGGGCTGTAAAACCCCTTGAAGAGAATGTACTGCCTGTAAACGATGTCACCCTTTATTTAAAGGGCAAATGTGTAGTGAAAGATGGGCCCGTGACAAAAGTGCTGCATAAGTATTTTTATAAGGCGGAGAATGGCACCCCGTTTAAAGCGGAATATAAATTTGAGGTGCTGGATATTCCTGAAGGAGATGTATTTGCAGCAATAGAGGTGGCGGAAAATTTAGATCGGATCACGATAAACGGTACAGAAGTAAAACCTTTGAAAAAGCGCGGAGAGATGGGAAAGTTCGATCCTCAAAAGAGCTGGAAGGATATTAACTTTACGAAGGTGCCCCTGAATGGGAACATAAAGCGGGGTATAAATACGTTAGTTATAGAGGGTAAAAAGGTTAATAATATATCCGCGCCTGCATGCCATGTAAGGGTTAAAGATTTTAACAACCATATGCCGACGGAGGCTGAGGCGATTTATATCGCAGGAGATTTTGAAGTTTTCGATCTTGATAAAGTAAAATTTGCAATAGGCAATAGAAAGGGGAATATTTTAGGCAAAAATTTAACAGAATCAGGTTATCCTTTCTATGCAGGTAGAGCAGAGTATAGCTCAAATGTAAATTACAAGGGAGAAGGCAGGGCATATTTAAAAATAAATGATGTCAATGCGGCATGCGTTGAATTGTATGTTAACGGGCATTTTGTAGGAGTAAAATATTGGGCTCCATATATCTTTGATGTAACCAAGTTTGTAAGGGATGGAAATAACGAATTAAAGATTGTGGCAGCTACAACATTGTTTAACCTGATGGGACCAAACAGGATCGCCGGCATTGAAAATGATACGGGAGTAGGTCCGGGAACTTTTGTGGATTTCAGGAGATTTACTGAAAAATATAAATTCATGCCCTTTGGAATCAGCAGTGCCTGTATATATAAGTAGCAAATACTAATGAATTATAAAAAAGGATGCTCATGCATCCTTTTTTATAATAAAAGGGGGATTGCGATGGAAACATCTCTTCACTCTTCTATTAAAAGGTGGTATGCCCGTCCCGGTGACAGGCTTGAAGCGATGATGGAAGGCTATATAATAGATATATTGCGCGATGACTTGCTGATTGAGATACAGACAAAAAATTTTTCAGCGATAAGCAGAAAACTATACAAGCTTTTAAAAAGTCATAGAATAAGGCTTGTATACCCTATTCCGAAAGAAAAATATATAGTAAAAATATCGTCATATGATGGCAGCATATTGAGCAGGAGAAAGTCGCCAAAACATGGCAGACTGATTGACATATTCGATGAGCTTATAAGAATACCCGCTATTATCAATGAAGATAATTTCATGTTTGAAGCCCTTTTTATAAAGGAGGAGGATATAACCTGCCAGGATGGAAAGGGAAGTTGGAGAAGAAGGGGAATCAGCATAGTGGACAGAAAACTTACGGATGTTTTTGAAAGTGTGCAGTTTGCATGCAAGGATGATTTCTATATTTTTTTACCTGACAACCTATCTTACCCTTTTACAAATAAAGACTATGCAAGATGTTTTGGCTGTACCATATCAAAAGCGAG
Coding sequences:
- a CDS encoding transcription repressor NadR, which translates into the protein MKGKERRQQIIELLNTHGRPVNGTYLSQKLMVSRQVIVQDIAILRAKGTNIIATPRGYIIPDYPESRYLKRIIACIHDNEGIEDELNTIISCGGRVIDVMVEHPLYGELRGMLMLFSKNDVDDYINKLRASNGKPLLVLTGGVHLHTIEADSIKKLDMIEDKLREKGYFLDTKV
- a CDS encoding HDIG domain-containing protein; this translates as MLYRIKQFFRGIFVCVPPESGILIKRYLNKKEYDLFMKLPPYERAHALNTAFTVQGFGDIDNKEIIVKAALLHDIGKVGSGIGIFGKSILVLTDKFFPDFSHKLSQKIDMFKIYYKHPEIGAKLLESIGTDKKVILLVENHHSNKYIKGIEYLKKADSLN
- a CDS encoding UPF0182 family protein, whose amino-acid sequence is MKLEKLLNWKVILAALVILLIIFFSSIINFLVNVQWFVEVGYSSVFFTKLFTELKFGIPIFVVLFLIIYFYLLFMKGQYIKYSKAIYSKQQLKSASVKLFLVAFILSALIAFGITSSKWDDILKFIYATPFNLKDPLFGKDISFYMFRLPMYRTIYNFAFSTLFIITILNLIFYLVVAINTMSENRYSDYNVLQMDRHRRFMIGKGVFEFAAKQMSFFICAIFIMVGIGYLFKNYNLVYSSRGVAFGASYTDVHVTYLFNRILMALSIVAALSIFYAMYKKKVKLTLWVIGIMIGASLVQGIFETAVQKLVVFPNEIVKEKPYIDFNIKYTRLAYGLDNVEQKDFPAEQNLTPQDIASNKNTIDNIRINDFAPALDVYNQLQGIRPYYRFSDVDIDRYTINGKYTQVFAAARELDKDKLPAGSQTWQNKHLLYTHGYGITMSPVNSVTSEGQPNFIIKDIPPVSSSDIKVDRPEIYFGELANDYIITNTKQKEIDYPSGDSNNYTTYQGSAGIKLNGLNRLLFMIKEGSFNFLLSNAITSNSKIILNRNIVQRVQQIAPFLIYDKDPYIVVNGGKLYWIIDAYTASSAYPYSEPINNINYIRNSVKVIIDAYNGKTNFYIYDKKDPIAMTYNKIFPHLFKSADELPSGLKEHLRYPEDIFDIQLEIYKKYHMTDSSIFYTREDMWSVSGPTADTDQAQAQNNSEPSYIIMKLPDGKDEEFMLINPYTPAGKGNMVAWLSARMDKENYGKLIVYKFPRQKTVYGPSQFKAMVNSDPTISKEKSLWNQQGSGIMEGTTITIPIDKSLLYVMPLYIKSTGSNSIPEMKRVILGYGDRIVMEDTLGKALNSMFNIQNTGTTTTQQEENTHPGTTTINENAGNLIKEANDEFAKAKDAQQKGDWAGYGSHINKLESLLKQLNELSK
- a CDS encoding M1 family metallopeptidase translates to MINVYYKPDENSIFGSEKLSYKNTENIKLDKIYFHLYPNFYRNEDKISAMGNINSIYPEGFNPGQIDVIDAQVDNKTVKWDIESQDKTILCLNFTRPVNINQKIEIKIDFQEKLPYAYTAFGTFNGIACFENWYPVLCVYDSGGWHKEAGSAIGEPNFSEVADYEVEINVPKSEIVASSGKCIKEKDLDLGRKSLKLKADSVRDFTWFSSKSFDILQKKFNGVTIKSYFFSKDAAMGIKAIEYAKNAVKLFSDKFGKYPYDTFSVVETYLYGGAMEYPTITSVGRQYYENKDSKLLESAVAHETSHQWWYVTVGNNEYKEPWLDEAMATYSEYMYFEKYYGDDDLTQRLQTGIKNSNKHPGDSVDKFRNIDEYNNTVYLKGAYIIDEFRKKVGDSLFIETMKGYYDKYKFKNASISDFLDIVKNVCGSETAEFIRSRL
- a CDS encoding CapA family protein, with product MKFRRWYVYVLIVCVITLGIFSWHTSIKHNINNNKQEITRNQDALPQKPEPDEQEEQKKEPVDISLVAVGDDLMHLEVINDFKKSDGSYDFTPLYSDIKDEVSSADIAFINQETILGGTKLGLSGYPTFNSPQELGRDLIKVGFNVINHATNHALDKGVKGINNTISFWRSHPEVTMVGIYESQEDRDTIRVVDKKGIKIAFLSYAYGTNGIPIPKGKPYIVNIIDKNLIANDVKRAKELADAVIVSLHWGNEYQEVPSKQQKELASYLADLGVTLIIGHHPHVLEPVEWMKGKDGNNMLVAYSLGNLVSCQNEIPRLVGGMLKLNIEKDVNDRISIKNPEIIPVVTHYERYAKGFRIYKLKDYTDSLAKAHGLNRLGKHVTVQAFKNEASAVLKGWYNLK